A single region of the Jatrophihabitans sp. GAS493 genome encodes:
- a CDS encoding dihydrofolate reductase family protein, whose product MARLIYSTIASLDGYVADEEGNFDWAAPDEQLHQYVNDLERSVGTYLYGRRMYEVMSYWETAETAPAGSAASTVTQDFASVWQAADKVVYSHTLEQVHTARTRLERQFQPDAVRRLKESAAADISVGGPGLAAAALSSGLVDECNLFLVPAVVGGGTKAFSDGLRLGLELREEFRFSNGAVHLRYVCR is encoded by the coding sequence GTGGCGAGACTGATCTACTCCACGATCGCCTCCCTCGACGGTTACGTCGCCGACGAGGAGGGAAATTTCGACTGGGCTGCCCCCGACGAGCAGTTACATCAGTACGTCAACGACCTGGAGCGCAGCGTAGGCACCTATCTCTACGGCCGCCGAATGTATGAGGTGATGTCGTACTGGGAGACGGCCGAGACCGCGCCGGCCGGCTCCGCCGCATCCACGGTCACGCAGGACTTCGCGAGCGTCTGGCAGGCGGCCGACAAGGTGGTGTACTCCCACACGCTGGAGCAGGTGCACACGGCGCGGACCCGGCTCGAGCGGCAGTTCCAGCCCGACGCCGTCCGCCGGCTGAAGGAATCCGCGGCGGCCGACATCAGTGTCGGCGGCCCCGGGCTCGCCGCCGCGGCGCTGAGCAGTGGGCTGGTGGACGAGTGCAACCTCTTCCTGGTCCCGGCGGTCGTGGGCGGTGGCACCAAGGCGTTCTCCGATGGGCTACGACTGGGACTGGAGCTACGCGAGGAGTTCCGATTCAGCAATGGCGCCGTTCACCTGCGCTACGTGTGCCGATAA
- a CDS encoding SGNH/GDSL hydrolase family protein produces the protein MQLSRPLVTLTAGLAALIAPLCVQTLPAQASTPAIYAVLGDSTAAGVGTGTGPQGSAVFNASNPADCKRSTIAYGPLWAAAHSATYTLPAGQMLACSGAHTDGQAGAFGKTSSASLNVSDEIALLDPATTLVSLAVGANDAGFMTLVQACAYNLGNCSGDVATAEAFGSSTLIGRLKSTYLAIHAKAPQAKLVVMGYPLPYQLNGNCILGSDTNRVQMINASNFLDDQVIKAAVNAVGSFATFADPRPAFAGHGICSSTPWINSATDDLEGVFHPNYLGHQYGYLPTLTAVTG, from the coding sequence ATGCAACTGTCCCGTCCACTCGTCACCCTTACCGCAGGGCTGGCCGCTCTCATCGCACCCTTGTGTGTGCAGACGCTGCCCGCACAGGCGTCCACGCCGGCCATCTACGCCGTCCTCGGTGACTCCACCGCCGCCGGAGTGGGCACCGGCACCGGCCCGCAGGGCAGCGCGGTCTTCAATGCCTCGAACCCGGCCGACTGCAAGCGCAGCACGATCGCCTACGGCCCGCTCTGGGCGGCCGCTCATTCGGCGACCTACACCCTGCCGGCGGGCCAGATGCTCGCCTGCTCCGGTGCCCACACCGACGGGCAGGCCGGCGCGTTCGGTAAGACCTCCAGCGCATCGCTGAATGTCTCCGACGAGATCGCGCTCCTCGATCCTGCGACGACCCTCGTCTCTCTCGCGGTCGGCGCCAACGATGCGGGCTTCATGACCCTCGTCCAGGCCTGTGCCTACAACCTCGGCAACTGCTCCGGCGACGTAGCGACCGCGGAGGCCTTCGGATCGTCAACGCTGATCGGGCGATTGAAGTCGACCTACCTGGCGATCCACGCCAAGGCACCGCAGGCCAAACTGGTGGTGATGGGCTACCCACTCCCCTACCAGCTCAATGGCAACTGCATCCTGGGCAGCGATACGAACCGGGTCCAGATGATCAACGCGTCGAACTTCCTCGACGATCAGGTGATCAAGGCGGCGGTGAACGCGGTCGGCAGCTTCGCCACCTTCGCCGACCCCCGCCCCGCCTTCGCCGGCCACGGGATCTGCTCCTCCACTCCGTGGATCAACAGCGCCACCGACGACCTGGAGGGTGTCTTCCACCCGAACTATCTCGGGCACCAGTACGGCTACCTGCCGACACTGACCGCTGTCACCGGCTGA